One window of Ralstonia pickettii DTP0602 genomic DNA carries:
- a CDS encoding AraC family transcriptional regulator: MATPLVTSLPTSPSAALSTPSPSPLAAWHTDHVHFASLLDLLEQQVSTFHQGEQPDYGLMATIIHYMRSYGDCVHHPREDVAYALLVERDPGTRIIISRLLQEHRVIATVGAELLNRLREAQSEVVTSRAALEAAAAMYLVYYRNHLSTEEKQVMPRAARFLTEADWAEVAAIDWASADPLFGANVEKRFATLRKQIDSEANASMH; the protein is encoded by the coding sequence ATGGCCACCCCGCTCGTCACCTCGCTGCCGACTTCACCTTCCGCCGCGCTTTCCACCCCCAGCCCGTCACCGCTTGCCGCCTGGCATACCGACCATGTCCATTTCGCCTCCCTGCTCGACCTGCTAGAACAGCAGGTCAGCACTTTCCATCAGGGCGAGCAGCCAGACTACGGCCTGATGGCCACGATCATCCATTACATGCGCAGCTATGGCGATTGCGTGCACCATCCCCGCGAGGATGTTGCCTACGCGCTACTCGTGGAACGGGATCCCGGCACGCGGATCATCATCAGCCGGTTACTGCAGGAACATCGCGTGATCGCCACGGTCGGCGCGGAATTGCTCAATCGCTTGCGTGAAGCCCAGAGCGAAGTGGTCACTTCGCGAGCGGCACTGGAAGCGGCAGCCGCCATGTACCTGGTGTACTACCGCAACCATCTGTCCACCGAGGAAAAACAGGTCATGCCGCGCGCCGCCCGGTTCCTGACCGAAGCCGACTGGGCGGAGGTCGCCGCGATCGATTGGGCCAGTGCCGATCCCCTATTCGGCGCCAATGTGGAGAAGCGCTTCGCGACCTTGCGCAAGCAGATCGACAGCGAAGCGAACGCGTCCATGCACTGA
- a CDS encoding hypothetical protein (K12346: SMF; metal iron transporter) — protein MSPTPHSSLDNLGSRPPKHLLLAQSLLADIRRGRYPVDSLLPTEEALCAMFGVSRFTVRSALSALQDRGYVRKQRPIGTRVIADRTEDQQTIRLTSLGDLVQLAEGGQQMITASADIAADPTLASTIGCAVGQHWRHLEVLRWTSGNKEAPAMLSHLWIHPMYSGVAQDLHLNRISPVVIFIDQIGQQFGDRPSDIQQTVSAFNIKGHLARALQVKNGTPGLRIQRWFRNGSGELILYADGFYNGLLYKYQTTLHLSN, from the coding sequence ATGAGTCCCACGCCACATTCCAGCCTGGACAATCTGGGATCCCGCCCGCCCAAACATCTGTTGCTGGCGCAGTCGCTCCTCGCCGATATCCGCAGAGGCCGATATCCGGTGGATTCTCTCCTGCCCACAGAGGAGGCCCTATGCGCGATGTTCGGAGTTAGCCGTTTCACAGTTCGCTCTGCACTAAGCGCGCTGCAGGACCGAGGATATGTTCGAAAGCAGAGGCCGATCGGAACGCGCGTAATCGCAGACAGAACCGAAGACCAGCAGACCATAAGGCTGACGTCGCTAGGTGATCTTGTTCAGCTCGCCGAAGGCGGTCAGCAGATGATCACCGCAAGCGCCGATATCGCTGCTGATCCGACACTGGCTAGCACCATTGGTTGCGCCGTTGGACAACACTGGCGGCACCTTGAAGTCCTACGCTGGACAAGCGGTAACAAGGAGGCGCCGGCGATGCTTAGCCATTTATGGATTCATCCCATGTACTCGGGCGTCGCTCAAGATCTCCACCTCAATCGGATCTCCCCCGTTGTCATCTTTATCGATCAGATTGGGCAACAATTCGGCGATCGTCCGTCCGACATCCAGCAGACCGTCAGTGCATTCAATATAAAGGGACATCTGGCTCGTGCGCTGCAGGTCAAGAACGGTACTCCTGGCCTTCGTATCCAACGCTGGTTCCGCAATGGTTCCGGCGAGTTGATCCTCTATGCCGACGGTTTTTATAATGGGCTCCTGTATAAATACCAAACAACCCTGCACTTGAGTAATTAG
- a CDS encoding hypothetical protein (K01179: E3.2.1.4; endoglucanase [EC:3.2.1.4]) → MNLELRLKDPAWASSAIESIREFAGVIQGDMAKAAREGVFPRHAFNELGRRGLLGMLTPREYGGLGFGVPEYCLVEEELGRYGLVSGQTQAQGERWLNDWGTPEQKSKYLPGLANGSILFSESISEPSAASSLKNLQTTARREGGGWVISGEKCHINMGVESDLTLVYAMAPEGLTAFLVDTDQPGVRREHTHPIGLRYSPTANMYFDDVRVGDGAILGEVGKGLATFVSTFNVSRLGNASTLIGIARRALAEASRYAVTRPVGSAVVADFQGNQWTIAECYAEIHAAVLARDHAANLAQQGHEHAMQTSVAKHLAIKAAERVVSDVYALIGGYGLYEEQNFGQYMLDVKLLRVAGGSSEILKNHVAKCILKDAQLMGLA, encoded by the coding sequence ATGAATCTGGAACTACGTCTGAAAGACCCGGCCTGGGCTTCTTCCGCAATCGAGAGCATTCGGGAATTTGCTGGGGTCATCCAGGGCGACATGGCGAAGGCAGCACGTGAGGGCGTGTTTCCTCGCCACGCGTTCAATGAACTCGGGCGGCGAGGCCTTCTCGGAATGCTTACCCCACGGGAGTACGGGGGGTTGGGTTTCGGTGTGCCTGAGTACTGCCTGGTGGAGGAGGAATTGGGCCGCTACGGCCTGGTAAGTGGGCAGACGCAGGCCCAAGGCGAACGCTGGCTGAACGACTGGGGAACACCGGAGCAGAAGTCGAAGTACCTCCCGGGACTCGCTAACGGGAGCATCCTGTTTTCTGAATCGATATCCGAACCATCCGCCGCCTCATCCTTGAAGAATCTCCAGACCACCGCCAGGCGTGAAGGTGGCGGGTGGGTCATTAGCGGAGAGAAGTGCCACATCAATATGGGTGTCGAGAGTGACCTCACGCTCGTCTACGCGATGGCTCCGGAAGGGCTGACCGCATTTCTGGTAGACACGGATCAGCCTGGTGTTCGGCGCGAACATACCCATCCCATTGGACTTCGCTATTCGCCAACAGCGAACATGTACTTTGATGATGTTCGCGTTGGAGACGGCGCGATCCTTGGCGAGGTAGGCAAAGGCCTTGCAACCTTTGTGTCTACCTTCAATGTGAGCCGGCTAGGGAACGCGTCCACGCTGATTGGTATAGCGCGGCGTGCTCTTGCCGAAGCCTCGAGATATGCGGTTACCCGCCCGGTCGGGTCCGCTGTCGTCGCAGACTTTCAGGGGAACCAATGGACGATTGCGGAATGCTATGCGGAGATCCACGCCGCGGTTTTGGCTCGTGATCACGCAGCCAACCTCGCACAACAAGGTCACGAGCACGCGATGCAAACAAGTGTCGCGAAGCATCTCGCGATCAAGGCCGCCGAGCGAGTTGTGAGCGACGTCTACGCCTTGATCGGTGGATATGGTTTGTATGAGGAGCAAAACTTCGGCCAGTACATGCTCGACGTGAAACTGCTGCGCGTGGCCGGTGGATCGAGTGAAATCCTCAAGAATCACGTCGCAAAATGCATCCTGAAGGATGCTCAACTGATGGGGCTGGCATGA
- the groEL gene encoding molecular chaperone GroEL (60 kDa chaperone family; promotes refolding of misfolded polypeptides especially under stressful conditions; forms two stacked rings of heptamers to form a barrel-shaped 14mer; ends can be capped by GroES; misfolded proteins enter the barrel where they are refolded when GroES binds; many bacteria have multiple copies of the groEL gene which are active under different environmental conditions; the B.japonicum protein in this cluster is expressed constitutively; in Rhodobacter, Corynebacterium and Rhizobium this protein is essential for growth~K04077: groEL, HSPD1; chaperonin GroEL) produces the protein MAAKDVIFGDAARAKMVEGVNILANAVKVTLGPKGRNVVLERSFGGPTVTKDGVSVAKEIELKDKLQNMGAQMVKEVASKTSDNAGDGTTTATVLAQSIVREGMKYVAAGMNPMDLKRGIDKAVTAAVEELKKVSKPTTTSKEIAQVGAISANSDTSIGERIAEAMDKVGKEGVITVEDGKSLADELEVVEGMQFDRGYLSPYFINNPEKQVVQLDSPFVLLFDKKVSNIRDLLPVLEQVAKAGRPLLIIAEDVEGEALATLVVNNIRGILKTAAVKAPGFGDRRKAMLEDIAILTGGTVIAEEIGLTLEKATLNDLGQAKRIEIGKENTIIIDGAGDAGAIEGRVKQIRAQIEEATSDYDREKLQERVAKLAGGVAVIKVGAATEVEMKEKKARVEDALHATRAAVEEGIVPGGGVALLRARAAISALTGENADQNAGIKIVLRAMEEPLRQIVLNAGEEASVVVAKVIEGKGNYGYNAASGEYGDLVEMGVLDPTKVTRTALQNAASVASLMLTTDCAVAESPKEESAPAMPGGMGGMEGMM, from the coding sequence ATGGCAGCAAAAGACGTAATTTTCGGCGACGCCGCACGTGCCAAGATGGTGGAAGGCGTAAACATCCTCGCCAACGCAGTCAAGGTGACCCTGGGCCCGAAGGGCCGTAACGTGGTGCTGGAGCGCAGCTTCGGCGGCCCGACCGTGACCAAGGACGGCGTGTCCGTGGCCAAGGAAATCGAGCTGAAGGACAAGCTGCAGAACATGGGCGCCCAGATGGTCAAGGAAGTGGCTTCCAAGACCAGCGATAACGCCGGTGACGGTACCACCACCGCAACCGTGCTGGCCCAGTCGATCGTGCGCGAAGGCATGAAGTACGTTGCCGCCGGCATGAACCCGATGGACCTGAAGCGCGGCATCGACAAGGCTGTTACCGCTGCCGTGGAAGAGCTGAAGAAGGTCAGCAAGCCCACGACCACCAGCAAGGAAATCGCCCAGGTTGGCGCGATCTCGGCCAACAGCGACACCTCGATCGGTGAGCGCATCGCCGAAGCCATGGACAAGGTCGGCAAGGAAGGCGTGATCACGGTTGAAGACGGCAAGTCGCTGGCCGACGAGCTGGAAGTCGTGGAAGGCATGCAGTTCGACCGCGGCTACCTGTCGCCGTACTTCATCAACAACCCGGAAAAGCAAGTTGTCCAGCTGGACAGCCCGTTCGTGCTGCTGTTCGACAAGAAGGTCTCGAACATCCGCGACCTGCTGCCGGTGCTGGAGCAAGTGGCCAAGGCCGGCCGCCCGCTGCTGATCATCGCTGAAGACGTCGAAGGCGAAGCCCTGGCGACCCTGGTGGTCAACAACATCCGTGGCATCCTGAAGACCGCCGCCGTCAAGGCCCCGGGCTTCGGCGACCGCCGCAAGGCCATGCTGGAAGACATCGCCATCCTGACCGGCGGCACCGTCATCGCTGAAGAAATCGGCCTGACGCTGGAAAAGGCCACCCTGAACGACCTGGGCCAGGCCAAGCGCATCGAGATCGGCAAGGAAAACACCATCATCATCGATGGCGCCGGCGACGCAGGTGCGATCGAAGGCCGCGTGAAGCAGATCCGCGCCCAGATCGAAGAAGCGACCTCGGACTACGACCGTGAAAAGCTGCAAGAGCGCGTGGCCAAGCTGGCCGGCGGTGTTGCCGTGATCAAGGTTGGCGCTGCCACCGAAGTCGAAATGAAGGAAAAGAAGGCCCGCGTGGAAGACGCCCTGCACGCCACCCGCGCTGCGGTGGAAGAAGGCATCGTCCCCGGCGGTGGTGTGGCCCTGCTGCGTGCCCGCGCTGCGATCTCGGCACTGACCGGCGAAAACGCCGACCAGAACGCCGGTATCAAGATCGTGCTGCGCGCCATGGAAGAGCCGCTGCGCCAGATCGTGCTGAACGCCGGTGAAGAAGCTTCGGTGGTCGTTGCCAAGGTTATCGAAGGCAAGGGCAACTACGGCTACAACGCGGCTTCGGGCGAGTACGGCGACCTGGTCGAAATGGGCGTGCTGGACCCGACCAAGGTCACCCGCACCGCACTGCAGAACGCCGCTTCGGTGGCTTCGCTGATGCTGACCACCGACTGCGCCGTTGCCGAATCGCCGAAGGAGGAGTCGGCTCCGGCAATGCCGGGCGGCATGGGCGGCATGGAAGGCATGATGTAA
- a CDS encoding hypothetical protein (K12618: XRN1, SEP1, KEM1; 5'-3' exoribonuclease 1 [EC:3.1.13.-]): MSRGRHATPVKLAKKEQQELLSLIERKTAAQRDVMRARIALWAHEGHSNTVIARELDVSVQTVCLWRKRIAKHGAQGIREGERSGRPPRITHEARLQLIALACEPQEPEGRVTATLDEIVARAVERGVVGQISRSQVQRILQAGDVRPHRVQQWLHSPDAAFREKVNGICKLYRKAPRNAVVLSIDEKTGIQAIERKYPGRAPAPGRLRRREFEYIRHGTQALIAALDVHTGQVLAECRDRRTQDDLVAFMERVASAYPGKQVHVVWDNLNTHRAQAVWQAFNARHDERFHFHFTPLHASWVNQIELWFARYTRRVLRHASHTSIVHLRERTEQFVRAHNLAARPFKWSFRGYPLQTGAS, translated from the coding sequence ATGAGTCGAGGCCGCCATGCAACGCCAGTGAAGCTGGCGAAGAAAGAACAACAGGAATTGCTATCGCTGATCGAACGCAAGACGGCTGCACAGCGAGATGTCATGCGCGCACGAATAGCGTTGTGGGCCCACGAGGGCCACTCCAATACCGTCATTGCGCGGGAATTGGATGTATCGGTACAAACGGTCTGCCTGTGGCGTAAGCGCATTGCCAAGCACGGTGCCCAAGGCATTCGCGAGGGCGAGCGTAGTGGCCGTCCGCCACGCATTACGCACGAGGCGCGACTACAGTTGATCGCGCTGGCATGTGAACCGCAGGAACCTGAGGGACGGGTCACGGCCACGCTGGACGAGATTGTGGCGCGCGCCGTGGAGCGCGGCGTCGTCGGGCAGATCAGCCGCAGTCAGGTGCAGCGCATTCTGCAGGCCGGCGACGTGCGTCCGCACCGGGTCCAGCAGTGGCTGCACAGCCCGGATGCGGCCTTTCGCGAGAAGGTCAATGGGATATGCAAGCTGTACCGCAAGGCGCCTCGAAACGCGGTGGTGCTCAGTATCGACGAAAAAACCGGCATTCAGGCCATCGAACGCAAGTACCCGGGACGCGCTCCCGCGCCGGGGCGACTGCGTCGGCGTGAGTTTGAATATATTCGTCACGGCACCCAGGCGTTGATTGCCGCGCTGGACGTCCATACAGGACAGGTGCTGGCAGAATGCCGCGACCGGCGCACCCAGGACGATCTGGTCGCCTTCATGGAGCGCGTGGCAAGTGCGTACCCGGGCAAACAGGTGCACGTCGTGTGGGATAACCTCAACACGCATCGCGCCCAGGCCGTGTGGCAGGCATTCAACGCGCGGCACGATGAGCGGTTCCACTTCCACTTCACGCCATTGCACGCGAGTTGGGTCAATCAGATCGAACTCTGGTTTGCCCGCTACACGCGCCGGGTACTACGCCATGCGAGCCACACCAGCATCGTGCACCTGCGCGAGCGCACCGAGCAGTTTGTCCGCGCACACAATCTGGCGGCACGCCCGTTCAAATGGAGTTTCCGGGGCTATCCGCTGCAAACCGGCGCATCGTAA
- a CDS encoding branched-chain amino acid aminotransferase (catalyzes the transamination of the branched-chain amino acids to their respective alpha-keto acids~K00826: E2.6.1.42, ilvE; branched-chain amino acid aminotransferase [EC:2.6.1.42]), with amino-acid sequence MSADKQLQFTVERHPNPTPADKIAAALVDPTFGRVFTDHMVTIRWTEGRGWHDAKVEARRPFQIDPACAVLHYAQEIFEGMKAYRDADGKISLFRPQENAKRFRASAARMSMADLPEADFLRAVEALVDIDRDWIPGGGDGSLYLRPFMFATETFLGVRAAAEYVFCVIACPVGPYFKGGKSAVTVWVSDQYTRAAPGGTGAAKCGGNYAASLIAQTEASQKGCDQVVFLDAAEHRWIEELVQHPVNSLNN; translated from the coding sequence ATGAGCGCCGACAAACAATTGCAGTTCACTGTGGAGCGTCACCCCAACCCCACGCCGGCCGACAAGATCGCGGCCGCGCTGGTCGACCCCACCTTCGGACGCGTGTTCACCGACCACATGGTCACAATCCGCTGGACCGAGGGGCGCGGCTGGCATGACGCCAAGGTGGAAGCGCGCCGTCCGTTCCAGATCGACCCGGCCTGCGCCGTCCTGCACTATGCGCAGGAAATCTTCGAAGGCATGAAGGCCTATCGCGACGCAGACGGCAAGATTTCGCTGTTCCGCCCGCAGGAAAACGCCAAGCGCTTCCGCGCCTCCGCCGCCCGCATGTCGATGGCCGACCTGCCGGAAGCCGATTTCCTCCGCGCCGTCGAAGCGCTCGTAGACATCGACCGCGACTGGATCCCGGGCGGCGGCGACGGCAGCCTGTACCTGCGCCCGTTTATGTTTGCTACGGAGACCTTCCTGGGCGTGCGCGCCGCGGCCGAGTATGTGTTCTGCGTGATCGCCTGCCCGGTCGGCCCGTACTTCAAGGGCGGCAAGTCGGCGGTCACGGTGTGGGTGTCGGACCAGTACACGCGCGCTGCGCCTGGCGGCACCGGCGCAGCGAAGTGCGGCGGCAACTATGCGGCCAGCCTGATCGCGCAGACCGAGGCATCGCAGAAAGGCTGCGACCAGGTGGTCTTCCTTGACGCCGCTGAACACCGCTGGATCGAGGAACTAGTACAACATCCCGTAAATAGCTTGAATAATTAA